In a genomic window of Salvelinus fontinalis isolate EN_2023a chromosome 7, ASM2944872v1, whole genome shotgun sequence:
- the LOC129859110 gene encoding ligand of Numb protein X 2-like isoform X2: MTWCVTSACSPWSSPWTHPADTPSVPGASAASSRSGTSARWTGSASICRCPGTRSQQTNLQGPPCDHGEEGAMVTSPPRSPHSLQTETDLPEESFPSPPGSTAGSSVPMWTDEPGLDNPAFEESTEEDRVVGLECVVPRVKRPLSNPCIHLLRTASSASTGWDCPESPPLSAEEGCVKLPSIPEGEITTIEVHRSNPYVELGISIVGGNETPLINVVIQEVYRDGVIARDGRLLAGDQILQVNSVDISNVPHNFARSTFARPCAMLHLTVLRERRCASRPPPFTTRSVPHAPCSTPESTPSSPASLRITLHKRDSSEQLGIKLVRRTDEVGVFVLDLLDGGLAAKDGRLCSNDRVLAVNEQDLRHGTPEQAAQIIQASGERVFLLIGRPSKPTPPPSSTSNRDLYCHDHFLPNHHHHHHYSFSPSPSPVPTCAHLARSSTHRDLSQCVTCKEKHITVKKEPHESLGMTVAGGRGSKSGELPIFVTSVQPHGCLSRDGRIKQGDILLSINGQDLTYLSHSEAVGTLKASAASPSVQLRALEVSMVEEPGQVQSPEDQLFPPHHHTHNSDYDSSWSPSWVLWLGLPSYLHSSHEIVLRRSHPGSWGFSIVGGYEENHSNQAFFIKTIVLGTPAYYDGRLKCGDMIVAVNGLSTAGMSHSALVPMLKEQRSRVALTVVSWPGSLA, from the exons ATGACCTGGTGTGTCACATCTGCCTGCAGCCCCTGGTCCAGCCCCTGGACACACCCTGCGGACACACCTTCTGTGCCCGGTGCCTCCGCAGCTTCCTCCAGGAGCGGGACTTCTGCCCGCTGGACCGGGAGCGCCTCCATCTGCAG gTGTCCGGGGACGCGGTCTCAGCAGACCAATTTACAGGGCCCACCATGTGATCACGGGGAGGAGGGAGCCATGGTGACCAGCCCACCCAGGTCCCCCCACTCCCTCCAGACGGAGACAGACCTGCCAGAGGAGAGCTTCCCCTCGCCCCCTGGTAGCACCGCAGGCAGCAGTGTTCCCATGTGGACTGATGAGCCTGGACTGGACAACCCTGCCTTTGAGGAGAGCACTGAGGAGGACA gggTGGTAGGGTTGGAGTGTGTGGTACCCAGGGTAAAGCGACCCCTCAGTAACCCCTGCATCCACCTCCTCCGTACCGCCAGCTCCGCCTCCACAGGGTGGGACTGCCCCGAGTCCCCGCCCCTCTCCGCAGAAGAAG GTTGTGTGAAGCTGCCGTCCATTCCAGAGGGTGAGATCACCACCATCGAGGTCCACCGCTCCAACCCCTATGTAGAACTTGGCATCAGCATCGTCGGGGGCAACGAGACACCCCTTATCAACGTGGTGATCCAGGAAGTTTACCGTGACGGGGTCATTGCTCGAGATGGCAGGCTTCTGGCTGGAGACCAGATACTACAG gTCAACAGTGTAGACATCAGCAACGTGCCCCATAACTTTGCCCGCTCCACGTTTGCACGCCCCTGTGCCATGCTACACCTCACTGTCCTGAGAGAGCGCCGCTGTGCCTCTCGCCCGCCCCCTTTCACCACCCGTTCTGTGCCTCACGCCCCCTGCTCCACCCCAGAGAGCACCCCATCCAGCCCTGCCAGCCTGAGGATCACCCTGCACAAGCGGGACTCGTCAGAGCAGCTGGGCATCAAGCTGGTGCGGAGGACGGACGAGGTGGGGGTGTTTGTGTTAGACCTGCTGGACGGCGGCCTAGCGGCCAAGGACGGGAGGCTGTGTAGTAACGACCGCGTGCTGGCGGTCAATGAACAGGACCTACGCCACGGCACGCCTGAACAGGCTGCTCAGATCATACAG GCCAGCGGCGAGAGAGTTTTTCTACTGATTGGCCGGCCCAGTAAGCCTACCCCTCCACCAAGCTCCACTTCCAACAGAGACCTGTACTGCCATGACCACTTCCTCcccaatcaccaccaccaccaccactatagcttctcccccagccccagcccagtgcCTACCTGTGCCCACCTGGCTCGCTCCAGCACCCACAGA gacctGTCCCAGTGTGTGACCTGTAAGGAGAAACACATCACTGTTAAGAAGGAGCCTCATGAGTCTCTGGGTATGACCGTGGCCGGGGGGCGGGGCAGCAAGAGCGGCGAGCTGCCCATCTTTGTGACCAGCGTCCAACCACACGGCTGCCTGTCACGTGATGGACGAATCAAACAAG gTGACATCCTCCTGAGTATCAATGGTCAGGACCTGACCTACCTGAGCCACAGTGAGGCGGTGGGCACCCTGAAGGCCAGCGCAGCATCGCCCTCCGTCCAGCTGAGGGCGCTGGAGGTCAGCATGGTGGAGGAGCCGGGCCAGGTTCAGAGCCCCGAGGACCAGCTGTTtcccccacaccaccacacacacaactcagaCTACGACTCCTCCTGGTCCCCTTCTTGGGTCTTGTGGCTCGGCCTGCCCAG ctacctTCACAGTAGCCATGAGATTGTTCTGCGTAGAAGTCACCCTGGGAGCTGGGGCTTCAGCATCGTCGGGGGATACGAGGAAAACCATAGCAACCAGGCATTCTTCATCAAGACCATTGTCCTTGGAACGCCTGCATACTACGATGGCCGCCTCAA GTGTGGGGACATGATAGTGGCGGTTAATGGACTGTCTACGGCTGGGATGAGCCACTCAGCCCTGGTACCCATGCTGAAGGAGCAGCGTAGCAGAGTGGCTCTCACCGTGGTCTCCTGGCCTGGCAGCCTGGCATAG
- the LOC129859110 gene encoding ligand of Numb protein X 2-like isoform X1, with protein MGSPGWEVGPAGPVEPVLEALCPECGQIHRAWENHLYNYRLEVDDDLVCHICLQPLVQPLDTPCGHTFCARCLRSFLQERDFCPLDRERLHLQVCRRSSILVHKLLDKLSVSCPLAPACSLSMPRCDLEAHLKHRCPGTRSQQTNLQGPPCDHGEEGAMVTSPPRSPHSLQTETDLPEESFPSPPGSTAGSSVPMWTDEPGLDNPAFEESTEEDRVVGLECVVPRVKRPLSNPCIHLLRTASSASTGWDCPESPPLSAEEGCVKLPSIPEGEITTIEVHRSNPYVELGISIVGGNETPLINVVIQEVYRDGVIARDGRLLAGDQILQVNSVDISNVPHNFARSTFARPCAMLHLTVLRERRCASRPPPFTTRSVPHAPCSTPESTPSSPASLRITLHKRDSSEQLGIKLVRRTDEVGVFVLDLLDGGLAAKDGRLCSNDRVLAVNEQDLRHGTPEQAAQIIQASGERVFLLIGRPSKPTPPPSSTSNRDLYCHDHFLPNHHHHHHYSFSPSPSPVPTCAHLARSSTHRDLSQCVTCKEKHITVKKEPHESLGMTVAGGRGSKSGELPIFVTSVQPHGCLSRDGRIKQGDILLSINGQDLTYLSHSEAVGTLKASAASPSVQLRALEVSMVEEPGQVQSPEDQLFPPHHHTHNSDYDSSWSPSWVLWLGLPSYLHSSHEIVLRRSHPGSWGFSIVGGYEENHSNQAFFIKTIVLGTPAYYDGRLKCGDMIVAVNGLSTAGMSHSALVPMLKEQRSRVALTVVSWPGSLA; from the exons ATGGGCAGCCCCGGCTGGGAG GTGGGTCCGGCAGGGCCGGTGGAGCCCGTGCTGGAGGCCTTGTGTCCAGAGTGTGGTCAGATCCACCGGGCCTGGGAAAACCACCTCTATAACTACCGCCTGGAGGTGGACGATGACCTGGTGTGTCACATCTGCCTGCAGCCCCTGGTCCAGCCCCTGGACACACCCTGCGGACACACCTTCTGTGCCCGGTGCCTCCGCAGCTTCCTCCAGGAGCGGGACTTCTGCCCGCTGGACCGGGAGCGCCTCCATCTGCAGGTGTGTAGGCGGAGCAGCATCCTGGTACACAAGCTGCTTGACAagctgtctgtgtcctgtccccTGGCCCCGGCCTGCAGCCTCAGCATGCCCCGCTGTGACCTGGAGGCTCACCTCAAACACAG gTGTCCGGGGACGCGGTCTCAGCAGACCAATTTACAGGGCCCACCATGTGATCACGGGGAGGAGGGAGCCATGGTGACCAGCCCACCCAGGTCCCCCCACTCCCTCCAGACGGAGACAGACCTGCCAGAGGAGAGCTTCCCCTCGCCCCCTGGTAGCACCGCAGGCAGCAGTGTTCCCATGTGGACTGATGAGCCTGGACTGGACAACCCTGCCTTTGAGGAGAGCACTGAGGAGGACA gggTGGTAGGGTTGGAGTGTGTGGTACCCAGGGTAAAGCGACCCCTCAGTAACCCCTGCATCCACCTCCTCCGTACCGCCAGCTCCGCCTCCACAGGGTGGGACTGCCCCGAGTCCCCGCCCCTCTCCGCAGAAGAAG GTTGTGTGAAGCTGCCGTCCATTCCAGAGGGTGAGATCACCACCATCGAGGTCCACCGCTCCAACCCCTATGTAGAACTTGGCATCAGCATCGTCGGGGGCAACGAGACACCCCTTATCAACGTGGTGATCCAGGAAGTTTACCGTGACGGGGTCATTGCTCGAGATGGCAGGCTTCTGGCTGGAGACCAGATACTACAG gTCAACAGTGTAGACATCAGCAACGTGCCCCATAACTTTGCCCGCTCCACGTTTGCACGCCCCTGTGCCATGCTACACCTCACTGTCCTGAGAGAGCGCCGCTGTGCCTCTCGCCCGCCCCCTTTCACCACCCGTTCTGTGCCTCACGCCCCCTGCTCCACCCCAGAGAGCACCCCATCCAGCCCTGCCAGCCTGAGGATCACCCTGCACAAGCGGGACTCGTCAGAGCAGCTGGGCATCAAGCTGGTGCGGAGGACGGACGAGGTGGGGGTGTTTGTGTTAGACCTGCTGGACGGCGGCCTAGCGGCCAAGGACGGGAGGCTGTGTAGTAACGACCGCGTGCTGGCGGTCAATGAACAGGACCTACGCCACGGCACGCCTGAACAGGCTGCTCAGATCATACAG GCCAGCGGCGAGAGAGTTTTTCTACTGATTGGCCGGCCCAGTAAGCCTACCCCTCCACCAAGCTCCACTTCCAACAGAGACCTGTACTGCCATGACCACTTCCTCcccaatcaccaccaccaccaccactatagcttctcccccagccccagcccagtgcCTACCTGTGCCCACCTGGCTCGCTCCAGCACCCACAGA gacctGTCCCAGTGTGTGACCTGTAAGGAGAAACACATCACTGTTAAGAAGGAGCCTCATGAGTCTCTGGGTATGACCGTGGCCGGGGGGCGGGGCAGCAAGAGCGGCGAGCTGCCCATCTTTGTGACCAGCGTCCAACCACACGGCTGCCTGTCACGTGATGGACGAATCAAACAAG gTGACATCCTCCTGAGTATCAATGGTCAGGACCTGACCTACCTGAGCCACAGTGAGGCGGTGGGCACCCTGAAGGCCAGCGCAGCATCGCCCTCCGTCCAGCTGAGGGCGCTGGAGGTCAGCATGGTGGAGGAGCCGGGCCAGGTTCAGAGCCCCGAGGACCAGCTGTTtcccccacaccaccacacacacaactcagaCTACGACTCCTCCTGGTCCCCTTCTTGGGTCTTGTGGCTCGGCCTGCCCAG ctacctTCACAGTAGCCATGAGATTGTTCTGCGTAGAAGTCACCCTGGGAGCTGGGGCTTCAGCATCGTCGGGGGATACGAGGAAAACCATAGCAACCAGGCATTCTTCATCAAGACCATTGTCCTTGGAACGCCTGCATACTACGATGGCCGCCTCAA GTGTGGGGACATGATAGTGGCGGTTAATGGACTGTCTACGGCTGGGATGAGCCACTCAGCCCTGGTACCCATGCTGAAGGAGCAGCGTAGCAGAGTGGCTCTCACCGTGGTCTCCTGGCCTGGCAGCCTGGCATAG